GTAACTGTCAGTAGATCACTCATGGAACAGGAAATGCGGTTCGCTTATATTTTTTTTCTATTGTGGCGTATTCTGTAAATCGGGACGTTCTTCAGGAACAATTGCCCCTTCTACTGGACAAACCTGTAAACAAATGCCACAGTCGATACAGGTATCAAAATCAATCCAATACCAATCGGTTCCTTTCTCATTTTTGCCAGGTCCTTCGTGGATGCAGGCAACCGGACAAGCCTCTACACAATCAGCCACGCCTTCACAAGTATTTGTAACAATCGTGTACGGCACGGTATCTCCTTCTTATTCAATCATCTTCACCTCCCACAGAATAACACAGCCCGTTTAAGTGACCGCGGAATTCATTTCCGTCCTCACGCTTTGCTCCAGCTTGAAAGCCCCGCTCCGGAATGCTTTCGGCGCGGGCTATCGCCCTACGATTCCGGAGAATGGCTCACTTGCCAGTGAAACCGATCCGCTGCTGTTTCTAGTACCGCTTTAATTGTTTTGGGATCGGCAGAGGATAACATGACGCTCGGATAAACTGCATCACCCCACTGGGGATGAATGATGCAAGTGCAATCGCCAGGATCGGTGTGAAAACCGAGTAAGGTGGACACTACTTTCACATCATCATGATTGAGAACACCGGGATGAGAGAGTAAGGGTTGTCCACTTCGCGGATCAATCAGATCAGCAAGAGTGCCCTGTTCTTTTAAGTCGAAGGCAACTTCTACCCCAAAGCGCATGAATCGTTCTCGCAATCGTTGTTTTTCTTGCTCTACAATATTTGAGCGAGCGCATAAGGAAAACTGTGCCTTCTGCAAAATAATGATCACCCAAGCGGTGGGAAGTGTCCAATCCGGCAACATTTTTTCTAAGTTATCTTGCACGAAAGGAGTCGGTTGACAAATATAGACTTCCAAGGCGGCTTCCGGTGCAGCAAACAAGGTGAGGACGGGAGAAATTTTTGGCAGTTGAATTGAGGGATTAACCATATTCGTAACTGCAATGAATAGAGGATTATTTATAGTTTGACATTCTATCGGAAAAATAGCTAGCAAAATTGAACACAATATGGGTTAGGGATGACATCAGGAAAGATGAAAAATGCAAAGATAAAACTAACGATTTGGGCAATTATTCTGGTAGCAGGACTGATTTTTTTTCTCCAGAATCGTTCCCCTCTGATTGCAATTATAATTTTTGGCAGTAAAACGGTTGCGCTTCCCGTTGGAATTTGGCTAATTCTGAGCGCGATCGCGGGACTCATCGCCAGTATTTTTTTACAATTTTTACTCGGTGTTTTTGTCCCCAAAGCGAGACGACCTCGGGAATGGGATGATGATGAAGATAGTGATTTTGAGTTTCCGAAAGTAGAAGAAGAACAACCGGAGAACTTTACCGCTAAAAATACTTCTAATCAGCAAAAAACTGCTCAATCTGAGCAAACAGAGCGGATTAATTACACCGTTGGCAGTGCTTTTGATCAGGAAGAAGAAGAAGAAGATTGGGAGTCTCCTCCCCAAAGAGAAGATTGGAATGATATCGATGATGACTGGAATATTGAAGAACCACCGCGTCAAAAGAAGAATCCGGTGACAAATAATAACGATTATGATTTTGATGATAGGGATGATCTAGAAAAAGAACGGGAACAACGAGTGCAACAAAGTTCAGTTTCTTCCTATCGCTATCGTGGAGATCCCAATCCGGAAAGATCCTCACAACAGGAGTCTTTTGCTGAAGAAGATGTTAGTTCTGACCGATATAATCAGCAGGAGGATGGGGAGGAAAAACCTAATTCACCCACAATCTACGAGGCGAACTATCGCGTCATTCGTCCTCCCTTATGGAATCTGCCGCAAGATGAAAACGAAGAGGATGATGAAGAAAACAAACGCTAATTTATTACAAGGCTTAAATCTTTATCTGATTGGAATGATGGGGGTGGGAAAAACTGCTGTTGGTCAAGCGATTGCTCAACAATTGACCTATCGTTTTTTCGATACTGATCAGTTGATTACCCAAGTTCAAGGGGAAGCCATCACTGAAATTTTTGCGAAAGAGGGGGAAGCTTATTTTCGGGAGTTAGAAACAAAGATTTTACAAGAATTATCAACCTATACTCGTAGCGTCATTGCTACCGGTGGGGGAATTATTCTGAAGCAAAATAATTGGAGTTTTTTACAACAAGGTTTAGTAGTGTGGTTAGATGCAGACGTTGATTTGATTATGGAACGTCTCGCAGAAGATAAGAGTCGTCCTCTCTTACAAACGGCAAATCCCAGACAAACCTTAGAAAATTTATTGGGAAACCGTCGCGATCGCTATGCCCAAGCTGATTTACAAATTAAAATCGAAGCCGAACAGTCGCCGAGTGCCGTTGCCTCGGAAATTTTGACACAAATTCCATCTGTCATCAAAGACAAATCTGATTAATACGCTGCTTTTTCTCAAAAGCAAGATCTCCTGACCGAGTCCGCTAAGGGGGATTTTTTTGCCAAAGCCTTCTCCTGGGCGATCAATTCTGTCTTGAGGATGAGTGTGCTGATCTTGTCTCCCTTGTCTCCCTTGTCTCCCTTGTCTCCCTTGTCTTCCTTGTCTTCCTTGTCCCCTGAGGAAGATGCCTGCTGCAACCGTTGGTCAAGAAACAGAGACTCATGATAAGTTCGGTAAAAAAGCGGTAACATTTAGTTAGAACTGTTAAATAAACTTAATTGGGCGTGGACAGTACAAACAAAATAGTGACAAATCAAGTAGCGAAACCAGTCACAGAACTGGTGAAGCGGTTGACAATTATAATAATTTGTGCTTTGCTCCTCGTCGGTCTTAGCGTACTTGGAGTTTATCTGTATCAGGTATCTGATCCTTACATACAGGAAGTTCTCGCTGCCCCTAGTGATCCCGAACGAGGAGAGGCAATTTTTCAAATTAATTGTGCCGGTTGTCATGGTGCGAAAGCAGATGGCAATGTTGGCCCCAGCCTACATAATATTTCAGAACGTAAATCGAAGTTATATATAATTCAACAAGTGATCAGTGGCGATACGCCACCCATGCCCAAATTCCAACCCAAACCTCAAGATATGTCTGATTTATTGGGGTATTTGGAAACACTGTAAGATCCCAGTCATTGGTCATTAGAGACTTCGACAAAGGACTAACCTTACTGAAACTGTTGAGCGTAAAATTGAGCATAGCGGGCTTTCTGGGCAAGGAGTTGTTCATGGGTTCCCACTTCAATAATTTGACCTTGTTCTAAGACAAAAATCCGATCGGCCCCACGAACGGTGGCTAAACGGTGGGCAATAATGAAAACGGTACGCTCTTTGAGGAGTCGATCGAGCGCTTCTTGAACTAAGGCTTCTGATTCGGAATCGAGGGCGGAGGTGGCTTCATCTAGAATAAGAATTTTCGGATCGAGTAATACTGCTCGCGCGATCGCGATCCGTTGACGTTGTCCCCCGGAAAGATTCATTCCTCGTTCCCCGACATAGGTGTAATAGCCCTGGGCTAATTGCGAAATAAACTGATGAGCATTGGCAACTTTGGCAGCTTCTTTTACCGCCTCTATGCTAGTTTCTGGTTGGCCAAAGGCAATATTTTCAGCGATGGTCCCTGAGAATAAAATCGTCTCTTGGGGGACAATACCAATTTGACGTCGTAAACTATTGAGGGTGACGTGGCGAATGTTGGTGCCATCAATTAAGATTTCCCCTTGCTGAGGATCGTAGAAGCGAGGAAGTAAATTGACTAAACTGCTTTTTCCCGCCCCGGAAGCGCCGACTAGGGCTAACATTTCTCCCGGTTGTACAGTAAAGTTGAGGTCTTTTAATACCCAATCGTGACTTTCGGGATAAGCAAAAGCAACCTGACGATATGCAATTTCTCCTTGGACCGGGGGCAGCGCGATCGCGCCTTTTTCTTCTCTCACACGAGGTTGAATCGCCATCAACTCAAAAACTCGGGCGACAGAGGCTTCCCCTTGCTTAAACTCATTATAATTTGTGGTGGTAATGGAAATGGGATCAATTAACATCAAAACGCCTGCCCCATAGCTGATAAACTCACTGGTGGTGAGATTCCCTTGCGCAATTTGCCATCCTCCCAACAGGAAAAGAAGTAACACGGCGAGGGCTTCTAAAAACCCCACAATTGGGAATTGTATCGCTTTTAGGCGTTCTGCGGCATAGCGAGCATTGCGATTATGTGCTGCTTCGGTGCAAAATTTATCTAAGGTATAATCTTCTGCTGCAAAGGCTTTCACCAATCGCATTCCTGTAAATACCTCTGTCAGCATCGAAGAAAGGTCAGACACCCGGTTTTGGCTGCGGCGAGAGAGGGTTTGCACTTTTTCCCCAAACCCGCTAATCAGAATCGCAATAAGCGGTGCAACCACCAGTAACGCCAGCGTCAGTTGCCAATTCAAATAAATTACATAACCCAAAACAGCAACCAGTTGCAGGACACTGGGAATAAATTGATGGAAGATATTATTCACCACTTCCCCTACCCGATCAATATCTTCGGTGAGGCGATAGGATAAGTCTCCTGTGCGTGTGGTTTCAAAATAGTCGATACTGAGGGTTTGCAAGTGTCCATACACCGCCGTTCTGACATCATACGCCACAGCCAGTGCAACTTTTGCCATGAGGAGATCCTGACCATACTGAGCCACTTTTTGCACCAGGAACAAAACAGCAGTAATCCCTGCTAGTTGAGCACTCCGACTGACATTCCCTTCTCCCACTGCGGTTGAAATTAGTCCCGCTAACCAAGCAAGCAGGGGCCAAATGCCCACAAAAATGACAGTGCAAGCTAAGGCTTGGCCAATGGTTACGGCTTGGGGACGAATATAGGGGAAAAGTTGTAAATAGGAAGAAGGTTGTTTCAATGGTTTGGCCAAGTTAAGCGGTTAGGAAATGGAAGTTTAACGCTAATTGAGGCTCAATTCCAGAGTCATCTTCTTCAAATGGGGAGTTCTGACTTTAAATATTGAGTCAGACGACCGTTAAACCACCAATGCTTCGTCGAGCTAGGTCTAGCTTTCAATCGGGTAGAGGTTTTCCAATGGCTTCTTTAAGGATGATCGCAAGACGTTTCAGCAAAGCTAATTTAGCCCTCACTCAACGCGGCTAATACTGCCTCATGGAGAGAACCATTACTGACGACAATTCCTCGATTCTGGAAGAGTTTCGTTCCCACCGAAAAGTCAAGGGGTTTGCCATACATATCGCTAGTGCGTCCCCCTGCTTCTTCCACAACAATCGTTCCCGCCGCATGATCCCAAATATTTTCCCGATAATCTGGCTTTTTCGGGGAGGGAAGCCGCAGATATAGGGCAGCAGAACCAGAGGCAACGGCACCATATTTGGCTTGGCTGTCAATGGGCAAAGATTGGCTTTTAATTCCTGCTTTTTGCGCGATCGCGTTTTGTAGACTTTGATCGCCATGGGCGGCTTCAACACTCTCGACAAAGCGGAGATGTTCTTCATCATTGGGAGAAGTGACACTGATGGTATTCCAGTTTTCTTCACTTAAAGGACGGACCCGCGTTCCTTCTCCGCGAACGGCAACAAAGAGTAGTCCTTCTTGATCCAAGGGGGCAGCGAGATCCAGGGCAAGGGCAGGACAGGCGAGGATCCCCACTTTGACTTCTCCTTCTTCTAAAAGAGCGAGCGCGATCGCGTACTGATCGCCCCGGAGAAAGCCTTTTGTCCCATCAATTGGATCGAGGGTCCAAAACCGTTCACTAGGTTCACCATTGCCATGATCAATCCACTCTGCCACATCATCGGTACTCGTATTGGGAACTTGTTGCTTAACATAGTCCGTGACTTGCGCCAACTGTTCTGCCATTTCTGGGGAACGCAGGGCTGTTGCATCTTCTTCTCCCACCACCGGATCGCTGGGGAAGGTTTGGGCTAAGGCTTGACAAATAATGGCTTGGGAACCAAAATCAGCAATCGTAACCGGAGAGCGGTCTTCTTTTTCAATGTGATCCGGCATATTGCCGCGGACCGCTTGACATAATTTTGCAGCACTCAAGGCTGCTTCAATTCCAACTGCGACTTCTTTTTCGTAAGCCATTTCTCACCCCTCTGTCAAATTTTCAATCCTGTCGTCCCCTCATTGAAGGAGCGATCACCCATCGGTTGGCGTTGATCACGTCCTTCCAAAAATACCACACAATGAGGCCAAACAAGAGCCATCCCCGACGCAAAAAAATTAGCGAAATAGGTCAGGATTTAAACGAGAAGGGGAATTTGAAGACGAATTCGTCGAACGCAGCGCTTCACCGGTTCCACCATCATCCTGAGCTAAAAACGGACGGAGATCAATACTCTCATCGGTTTCGCTAGTATTCCCCCCTAACAAGTCCTCCCAACTCGAATTATTGGTAAAGGTATTGACCCCACTGGTTGAAATGCCTTGATTGGCATCAGCGAGATTCTCAAAAACGCGATCGCGCGTAGTAATAGGGTCTTGTCCCCGGGGAACCGTAAACACAATTCGACAACTGGGATCATCTTGGCTGGTTACGCAGACAATATTTTCATTATTCATCACACTGGTTTGCAGCTCTAACAAGCCATCGGGACGATAGAGTTCCAAACGTTGACTAATTTCACTACAACGCCTTTGCGGCGACCAGTTCCCTCCCATTTGCTGCGGAATTGCCCAAGGATAGCTTTCATCGGGCTGGCTTTGGGGGTTATACATCACGGTGTATTGACCATTATTGTATTCACAAGTGAAGCGGCGATCCGTTTCAACGGTTGTGGAGGTTGAGGATTGACTTTCAATGACAACCTCTCCGTTGGAAGAAGTAGAAGTCGTAGAAGACGTAGAAGTTGTAGAAGAAGATTGGGATCCCGATCCATCATCAGGAACCGTATCAACAATCACTTCTGGTACGTTTTGTGGGGCTTGGGCAATCCGTTGTCCAGACTCAAATTCTGAGGCTTGCGTTTGACGGTTACTCAAAATGCGCGACAAGGAATCTTGATTTTCCGGTAAGTTGATATTAAGAAGAAATGAGGATAACGGGTTGGCATTAACCGGCAAGTTAACACTACCGAAGGTAACTGCCAATGCCGATAAACTGAGGGTGAGAGAGCGTAACATCATTGACTTCCTTAGAGTGAAAAGACATCTACTTAGTTATGTCGTAATTCAATTACTTTAGTTCCAAGTCTAGACGAGGGACAATTCTTTTTGTGTCACTTTGAACGGGATATCGCTGTTAATTTCCACTGATGAGACCAATGCGATCCGGTGGCCAAAAACGAAACACAGCGCGACCAATGACTTTTTTTTCTGGCAAAAACCCCCAAACATGAGAATCATTACTGTTGTTACGATTATCTCCTAAAACAAAGAGTTTATTTTCCGGAACGGTAATCGGAGAAATTTGATAATTGGGCGGTTCTTTGATGTAGGGTTCTTTAATTTCATCGCCATTAATGTAAACGTTGCCATTTCTGACGGCAATGGTTTCTGTTGACTCACCAATCACTCTTTTAATAAAGGCTTGATCCGCCTCGTAGCCAAAATTTTGTAATAATTCCGGCGGATTAAAAACAATGATATCTCGGTACTCGGGAGAGGAGAAATAATAAGAGACTTTTTCCACCACAATTCGATCCCCGACTTCAAGGGTCGGAAACATCGAGTCTGAGGGAATATAACGGGGTTCAGCAATAAAAAGTCGGATTAAAAAGGCTACAATGAGCGCGATCGCGATTGCTTTTAGGTTTTCCCAAACTTGTTGCCAAATTGATTCAGATTTTTCCACTATAATTGAAGGTTACTTTGCGTGACTAAAAAAGGTTGCGACAACTTGACCGGTAATTTGTTTACCAAGCCAAGGGGTATTCGCACTCAGCGATTTTAAATTACTTTTGCAGACTGTCCAAGCCCTTTTGGGATCAAATAAAATCGCTGCTGTGGGTTCTCCGACAGCACAACGCAGTGGGGGTTGCTTAAAACAGGATCGCGGTGCAAGACTCAACGCTTGCCATAAGTCTAAGGCAGTCCATTCTCCACTTTCGACAAAATTTTGCCATAACAAGGGCAGCACTAACTCTAGCCCAATCGCACCCGGGGGGGCTTCGGCAAAGGCAACGGTTTTTTCTTCATAGGTATAGGGGGTATGATCCACAGCGATGGCATCAATCACGCCCGTTTTTACCCCCTCAATTAACGCCATTTGATCCGCGCGATCGCCCAGAGGAGGACTGAGATTTAAACTCGGGTCATAACTGGTCACAGCAGCCGTATTTAAGAGTAAGTGCATCCACGTTGTACTTGCTGTAATGGGAACGCCTCTGGCTTTTGCTGCTGCAATTAGCTCGACACTGCGGGCTGTAGAAATCCGCATCAGATGAACGGGGGTTTCAGTAGCAGCGATTAGTTCTAAAATTGCAGCAAGGGTAGCGGTTTCGGAGATCGCGGGATCGCCGGGTAAACCGGTTTGCAAAGAAAGTTTCCCTTCCCGCATGACTCCATTATTACTGAGAGCGCGATCGCGCACCGCTAGGGCAACCGGTTTCCCTAAAGGTTGCAAATACTCTAAGATCCGCCGTAATAAGCCTAAATTACACAGAGACACCTCATCACTAAAGCCAATAATGCCGGCTTGGGCTAATTCACCCAACTCCGTCATTTGTTCTCCTTTTCCTGCTAAGGTTAAACTACCCCACAGCTCAAATTGAGGGGCATCTGACGGGGTTAAACGATGTAACCACTCAATCTGACCTGGGTGATCGAGTGGGGGTTGAGTATGGGGAAGAATGCCAACCTGAGTAAAACCTCCCGCTAATGCTGCCTTTCCCAGAGAAGCAAGGGTTTCTCGGTCCTCATTTCCCGGTTCACCACTGTGACTGTAGAGATCTACTAACCCTGGGGCTAAAATTAAACCGTCAGCATCCCTAACCTGGGTTTGTGAAGGGTAATCAGGAATTTCAGAAGCGATCTCTCGAATCTGATGATTTTCGATGAGTACATCGGCAATTTGTTCAGTTTTCGAGGCTGGATCTAAAAGACGCACTTGTTGTAACAGTTGTATTAACGCTGAATTGTGATCTCCGCTGTCCATATTTTTAGTTGTAATACCCGCATCAGTTGACATTCCTCCCGTGTAATTGTTTTCTTAGCATAGATTGCCTCCATAATTTCATCTCGTTCACGGCGAGAAAGTTCTCCATCATCAATTGCCCGTTCTACCATAGCGCGTAATTTAACAATTTCCATCGCTCTAACCCTAATTTCTCTGCCAGAAAAAAGTTTGCTGTCATTACTGTACTGATTCTTTGCTGTGAATTGCCATTAAAAATATTACATCAAAGTCATGCACTCATGGCATTTTTATGGCAATAATGTCTGATTGAATACGTTTTATTCTTTTGGTTTTAATTAGCATTACCTACCAATAACTGTTCGTAATGCTTAGACACAGTACGCACGACAACTCATCTATAGTCGCGAATTGATATGCTATCAAACCATCGCATCAATCTTAATTACACTCAGCTTGATCAACCCCTTCAAGATAACAGTAATGTTCAACACTCTTTAACTAAGCAACCGAGTCATGACAAAAGCGAAAACACCCTACAAATCGATTTTGCCATTATCAAGTTTGTCATTTTTGCTGTCATCTTTGATCTGATTTTCTTTTCGATATTTTCAGAATTAATCTGAATCGAAAAGAGACTTCAGTTAATTTTGACCAAAATACAAAAATAACGAATTGATGGTGATTTAAATAACATAATTGAACTAACACATTTCGCGATTTCTATCATGTCAATTTAGTCAATATTTGATGCATTTTCAACATAAAGCTTATTTTTTTGTAACAAATAACACGAAAATACTAAGTTTTAATGAGTAGATTAGAACAAATTCAGAAATTAATTTCAGGAGAATTTAGCTCGGAAATGTTTCCAAATTGCTGATTTTCTTGTGTAATTAATCATGCCAGTCTCAGAAAAAGTGAGCCCTTAGTTCTCATTTTTCTTTTCAATTCGTAATAACTTATACAGCTTGTACCAAAGCCATAGGATAGCGTAGCACTAATGCAAAGGATAGAGGTATCTAAATGAAAGAGTTTCCCGAAATCACTAGCAAGTTATTGGCAGCGAAAAAAGAAAAGGGGATGACGTTTGCTGATCTTGAAAAAGCGGTTGGGCGCGATGAGGTGTGGATTGCTTCTGTTATTTATCGTCAGGCCAGTGCCGATGATGAAGAAGCAAAAAAAATTCTTTCTGCTTTAGGATTAGGTACTGAATTAGCAGAGAAATTGACGGAACCTCCCTTAAAAGGATCTTTAGACCCTCAAATTCCAACCGATCCCTTAATTTATCGGTTGTATGAAATTATGCAAGTTTATGGAATGCCGGTCAAAAGTGTTGTTCATGAGAAATTTGGCGATGGCATTATGAGCGCGATCGATTTTACTTTCAACGTCGAAAAAGTAGAAGATCCCAAAGGTGATCGCGTGCAAATGATTATGGAAGGGAAATTTTTACCTTATAAAAAGTGGTAAATCAATCAATGTTGAATTGGAATTAAGGGAAATAGGAGAATTTTAAAATGGATTACACTCTACCTCGCGAAGTCATTAAAAAGATGGCACAAGCAGGAAAAATAAAAGCAAGGCTTTCCGTCAAGGATATGTTAATTCGTGGCTTTTATTCTGGATTAATATTAGGAATTGCAACAACGTTAGGGATGACAGTCGCCGTTCAATCTGGGATTCCATTCGTAGCTGCTGTTATTTTTCCTTGGGGTTTTGTGCTTATTGTCCTTTTTGGAATGGAACTGGTTACTGGAAATTTTGCATTAATGGCGACGGCTAAACTATCAGGACTGACCCGATGGGGATTGATTGTTAAAAATTGGCTTTGGGTCTATTTGGGAAACTTTTTAGGGTGTCTAGTTGCAGCCTTAGCAATCAGTTTTTCCCTAACCAACGCTTTTACAATCGAGCCCAATGAGGTAGCGCAGAAAATTATGTCAATTGCAGAAACCAGAACCATTGGTGTCAGCGAAATGGGAGCGAATGGTTTCTTACTGATGATTGTA
This region of Cyanobacteria bacterium GSL.Bin1 genomic DNA includes:
- a CDS encoding 4Fe-4S dicluster domain-containing protein, whose translation is MPYTIVTNTCEGVADCVEACPVACIHEGPGKNEKGTDWYWIDFDTCIDCGICLQVCPVEGAIVPEERPDLQNTPQ
- a CDS encoding methylmalonic aciduria and homocystinuria type D protein, which encodes MVNPSIQLPKISPVLTLFAAPEAALEVYICQPTPFVQDNLEKMLPDWTLPTAWVIIILQKAQFSLCARSNIVEQEKQRLRERFMRFGVEVAFDLKEQGTLADLIDPRSGQPLLSHPGVLNHDDVKVVSTLLGFHTDPGDCTCIIHPQWGDAVYPSVMLSSADPKTIKAVLETAADRFHWQVSHSPES
- a CDS encoding AAA family ATPase; translated protein: MMKKTNANLLQGLNLYLIGMMGVGKTAVGQAIAQQLTYRFFDTDQLITQVQGEAITEIFAKEGEAYFRELETKILQELSTYTRSVIATGGGIILKQNNWSFLQQGLVVWLDADVDLIMERLAEDKSRPLLQTANPRQTLENLLGNRRDRYAQADLQIKIEAEQSPSAVASEILTQIPSVIKDKSD
- a CDS encoding c-type cytochrome: MTNQVAKPVTELVKRLTIIIICALLLVGLSVLGVYLYQVSDPYIQEVLAAPSDPERGEAIFQINCAGCHGAKADGNVGPSLHNISERKSKLYIIQQVISGDTPPMPKFQPKPQDMSDLLGYLETL
- a CDS encoding ATP-binding cassette domain-containing protein yields the protein MKQPSSYLQLFPYIRPQAVTIGQALACTVIFVGIWPLLAWLAGLISTAVGEGNVSRSAQLAGITAVLFLVQKVAQYGQDLLMAKVALAVAYDVRTAVYGHLQTLSIDYFETTRTGDLSYRLTEDIDRVGEVVNNIFHQFIPSVLQLVAVLGYVIYLNWQLTLALLVVAPLIAILISGFGEKVQTLSRRSQNRVSDLSSMLTEVFTGMRLVKAFAAEDYTLDKFCTEAAHNRNARYAAERLKAIQFPIVGFLEALAVLLLFLLGGWQIAQGNLTTSEFISYGAGVLMLIDPISITTTNYNEFKQGEASVARVFELMAIQPRVREEKGAIALPPVQGEIAYRQVAFAYPESHDWVLKDLNFTVQPGEMLALVGASGAGKSSLVNLLPRFYDPQQGEILIDGTNIRHVTLNSLRRQIGIVPQETILFSGTIAENIAFGQPETSIEAVKEAAKVANAHQFISQLAQGYYTYVGERGMNLSGGQRQRIAIARAVLLDPKILILDEATSALDSESEALVQEALDRLLKERTVFIIAHRLATVRGADRIFVLEQGQIIEVGTHEQLLAQKARYAQFYAQQFQ
- a CDS encoding 3'(2'),5'-bisphosphate nucleotidase; the protein is MAYEKEVAVGIEAALSAAKLCQAVRGNMPDHIEKEDRSPVTIADFGSQAIICQALAQTFPSDPVVGEEDATALRSPEMAEQLAQVTDYVKQQVPNTSTDDVAEWIDHGNGEPSERFWTLDPIDGTKGFLRGDQYAIALALLEEGEVKVGILACPALALDLAAPLDQEGLLFVAVRGEGTRVRPLSEENWNTISVTSPNDEEHLRFVESVEAAHGDQSLQNAIAQKAGIKSQSLPIDSQAKYGAVASGSAALYLRLPSPKKPDYRENIWDHAAGTIVVEEAGGRTSDMYGKPLDFSVGTKLFQNRGIVVSNGSLHEAVLAALSEG
- the lepB gene encoding signal peptidase I — encoded protein: MEKSESIWQQVWENLKAIAIALIVAFLIRLFIAEPRYIPSDSMFPTLEVGDRIVVEKVSYYFSSPEYRDIIVFNPPELLQNFGYEADQAFIKRVIGESTETIAVRNGNVYINGDEIKEPYIKEPPNYQISPITVPENKLFVLGDNRNNSNDSHVWGFLPEKKVIGRAVFRFWPPDRIGLISGN
- a CDS encoding dihydroorotase; the protein is MDSGDHNSALIQLLQQVRLLDPASKTEQIADVLIENHQIREIASEIPDYPSQTQVRDADGLILAPGLVDLYSHSGEPGNEDRETLASLGKAALAGGFTQVGILPHTQPPLDHPGQIEWLHRLTPSDAPQFELWGSLTLAGKGEQMTELGELAQAGIIGFSDEVSLCNLGLLRRILEYLQPLGKPVALAVRDRALSNNGVMREGKLSLQTGLPGDPAISETATLAAILELIAATETPVHLMRISTARSVELIAAAKARGVPITASTTWMHLLLNTAAVTSYDPSLNLSPPLGDRADQMALIEGVKTGVIDAIAVDHTPYTYEEKTVAFAEAPPGAIGLELVLPLLWQNFVESGEWTALDLWQALSLAPRSCFKQPPLRCAVGEPTAAILFDPKRAWTVCKSNLKSLSANTPWLGKQITGQVVATFFSHAK
- the cynS gene encoding cyanase, with the translated sequence MKEFPEITSKLLAAKKEKGMTFADLEKAVGRDEVWIASVIYRQASADDEEAKKILSALGLGTELAEKLTEPPLKGSLDPQIPTDPLIYRLYEIMQVYGMPVKSVVHEKFGDGIMSAIDFTFNVEKVEDPKGDRVQMIMEGKFLPYKKW
- a CDS encoding formate/nitrite transporter family protein — translated: MDYTLPREVIKKMAQAGKIKARLSVKDMLIRGFYSGLILGIATTLGMTVAVQSGIPFVAAVIFPWGFVLIVLFGMELVTGNFALMATAKLSGLTRWGLIVKNWLWVYLGNFLGCLVAALAISFSLTNAFTIEPNEVAQKIMSIAETRTIGVSEMGANGFLLMIVRGIICNILVCFGVMLGIVSQSVPGKVLTCWWPIMTFVALNLEHIVVNMFFILTGFTLGSPISGTEMVLWNFLPVTIGNLIGGGLFVGCLFYATYGETPQPRVATISSDEKVESQVK